One genomic region from Candidatus Chlorobium masyuteum encodes:
- the rfbD gene encoding dTDP-4-dehydrorhamnose reductase produces the protein MNILVTGSRGQLGSELERVSGLTGSHHSFFYDLPDLDITNAAQVEEICRLHSIQAIVNCAAYTAVDKAESDSASAFLVNRDGPAVLARCAKDRNALLVHISTDYVFNGESNSPYRESDRVSPASVYGLSKWEGEEAVRRIGSSHLIIRTSWLYSPYGSNFVKTMLRLGAEKSSLTVVFDQIGTPTCAADLASAIASILDRCDLSHCYGETYHYSNEGVCSWYDFAEAIMELAGLSCRVLPVESSEYPTLARRPGYSVLNKSAIKKSWGVEIPHWRSSLATMLREMQREAT, from the coding sequence ATGAATATTCTTGTTACCGGCAGCAGAGGTCAGCTTGGTTCAGAACTGGAAAGGGTTTCGGGGCTGACCGGCAGCCATCACTCTTTTTTTTATGATCTTCCCGATCTCGATATTACGAATGCCGCTCAGGTGGAAGAGATCTGCCGGCTTCACTCGATTCAGGCGATTGTCAATTGTGCGGCCTATACGGCCGTAGACAAGGCTGAGTCGGATTCCGCATCGGCTTTTCTGGTGAACAGGGATGGTCCCGCCGTCCTTGCCCGGTGTGCCAAAGATCGAAATGCCCTGTTAGTACATATTTCGACCGACTATGTCTTTAACGGTGAGTCAAACTCGCCCTACCGGGAAAGTGATCGGGTTTCGCCGGCAAGTGTTTACGGCCTTTCCAAATGGGAAGGGGAGGAGGCTGTTCGCAGGATCGGCTCATCACACCTGATTATCAGAACATCCTGGCTCTACTCCCCTTACGGCAGTAACTTTGTCAAAACCATGCTTCGGCTCGGTGCAGAAAAGTCCTCGCTTACTGTGGTGTTTGACCAGATCGGCACGCCGACCTGTGCAGCTGATCTCGCCTCGGCAATTGCCTCGATTCTGGATCGCTGTGACCTTTCGCATTGCTACGGCGAGACCTATCATTACTCCAACGAAGGGGTATGCTCGTGGTATGATTTTGCTGAAGCCATTATGGAGCTTGCTGGACTCTCCTGCCGCGTTTTGCCGGTAGAGAGCAGCGAGTACCCGACTCTTGCAAGGAGGCCGGGCTACAGCGTACTGAACAAGTCGGCTATAAAAAAATCATGGGGAGTGGAAATTCCTCACTGGCGCAGCTCACTGGCAACCATGCTCAGGGAGATGCAGCGGGAAGCAACATGA
- the rfbB gene encoding dTDP-glucose 4,6-dehydratase yields MHILITGGAGFIGSHVVRHFLKCYPSYTVTNLDSLTYAGNLANLSDVDALPNYRFIKGDITDGAFLLKLFEEQRFDGVIHLAAESHVDRSIANPTEFVVTNVLGTVNLLNAAKASWQSEMEGKRFYHISTDEVYGSLGAEGLFTEETAYDPHSPYSASKAASDHFVRAYHDTYGLPVVISNCSNNYGSFQFPEKLIPLFINNIRNNKPLPVYGKGENVRDWLWVVDHAAAIDVIYHRGRSGETYNIGGHNEWTNIDLIRQLCRIMDRKLGRGAGESEKLITYVTDRAGHDLRYAIDSSKLQRELGWIPSISFEKGLELTVEWYLANQEWLDNVTSGSYQHYYEKMYGVK; encoded by the coding sequence ATGCATATACTGATCACCGGAGGAGCCGGATTCATAGGTTCACATGTCGTCAGGCACTTTCTGAAGTGCTACCCCTCATACACGGTCACCAACCTTGACAGCCTTACCTATGCCGGAAATCTTGCCAACCTTTCGGATGTGGATGCTCTGCCGAACTACCGTTTTATAAAAGGGGATATAACCGACGGCGCCTTCCTGTTGAAACTCTTTGAGGAGCAGCGGTTTGACGGAGTGATTCATCTGGCGGCCGAGTCGCATGTTGATCGTTCGATTGCCAATCCGACGGAGTTTGTGGTGACCAATGTTCTTGGCACGGTCAATCTGCTCAATGCCGCAAAGGCCTCGTGGCAGAGTGAGATGGAGGGAAAACGATTCTACCATATTTCAACCGATGAGGTATACGGCTCCCTTGGAGCTGAGGGACTCTTTACGGAAGAAACCGCTTACGACCCCCACAGTCCCTACTCGGCATCCAAAGCCGCTTCGGATCACTTTGTCAGGGCCTATCATGATACCTACGGCCTTCCGGTAGTGATCAGCAACTGTTCAAACAACTACGGATCCTTCCAGTTCCCCGAAAAACTCATTCCGCTGTTTATCAACAATATTCGCAACAACAAGCCGCTTCCGGTCTATGGAAAGGGGGAGAACGTGCGGGACTGGCTCTGGGTGGTTGACCATGCCGCGGCAATCGATGTTATTTATCATCGGGGAAGGAGCGGCGAGACCTATAATATCGGCGGTCATAATGAGTGGACAAACATTGACCTGATCAGGCAGCTCTGCCGGATTATGGACCGGAAGCTTGGCCGCGGGGCGGGGGAGTCAGAAAAACTCATTACCTACGTTACCGACCGGGCAGGGCATGACCTTCGTTATGCTATTGACTCGTCGAAGCTGCAGCGGGAACTCGGCTGGATTCCTTCGATCTCCTTTGAAAAAGGGCTTGAGCTGACCGTAGAGTGGTATCTTGCAAATCAGGAGTGGCTTGACAATGTGACCTCCGGCAGTTATCAGCACTATTACGAGAAGATGTATGGCGTAAAGTGA
- the galE gene encoding UDP-glucose 4-epimerase GalE, protein MRILVIGGAGYIGSHVTRAFLDRGYRVTVFDNLQTGLRENLFEEAQFVHGDIMHPAQLRAVMTGGGFDGCIHLAALKAAGQSMLHPERYAEANIAGTINILNEATAASLSPIIFSSSAAVYGVPQYLPMDEEHPKEPENFYGYTKLEIERMLGWYDRLKGLRYAAIRYFNAAGYDVQGRVRGLELNPENLLPIVMETAAGIRPKLSVYGDDYPTRDGSCIRDYVHVSDLAEAHVTAFEYIRKHDRSITVNLGSQKGVSVLEMLERVRAITGKAVPSEIAGRRAGDPAELVASAAKAGELLGWVPKYSDVDTLVSSTWRMYEKFARH, encoded by the coding sequence ATGCGAATTCTGGTTATCGGCGGTGCAGGTTATATCGGCAGTCATGTTACAAGAGCTTTTCTTGATCGTGGATACCGTGTTACGGTTTTTGATAATCTTCAGACCGGTTTGAGGGAGAATCTCTTTGAAGAGGCTCAGTTTGTGCATGGAGACATCATGCATCCCGCGCAGCTGCGCGCGGTTATGACTGGAGGAGGATTTGACGGCTGTATACACCTCGCGGCCCTGAAAGCTGCCGGTCAGTCTATGCTCCATCCGGAACGCTATGCCGAGGCAAATATTGCCGGTACGATCAACATCCTTAATGAGGCGACTGCCGCATCCCTCTCTCCGATTATCTTCTCCTCTTCGGCAGCGGTCTATGGCGTGCCTCAATATCTGCCTATGGATGAAGAGCACCCGAAGGAGCCGGAAAATTTTTACGGCTATACCAAGCTCGAAATCGAGCGGATGCTTGGCTGGTATGACCGGCTGAAAGGTCTGCGCTATGCGGCGATCCGCTATTTCAATGCGGCAGGTTATGATGTTCAGGGACGGGTCAGGGGGCTTGAGCTGAATCCTGAAAATCTGCTGCCGATCGTGATGGAAACCGCGGCAGGCATCCGTCCCAAACTCTCCGTTTACGGTGACGATTATCCGACCAGGGACGGAAGCTGCATACGGGATTATGTTCATGTCAGTGATCTGGCGGAAGCGCATGTCACGGCTTTTGAATATATCCGGAAGCATGACCGGAGCATTACAGTCAATCTCGGAAGCCAGAAGGGTGTCAGTGTCCTTGAAATGCTGGAGCGGGTTCGCGCAATTACCGGAAAGGCTGTTCCTTCAGAGATTGCCGGCAGGAGAGCCGGCGATCCGGCAGAACTGGTGGCATCCGCAGCAAAGGCCGGGGAGCTGCTCGGGTGGGTGCCGAAGTACAGTGATGTTGATACCCTTGTCTCCTCGACCTGGAGAATGTATGAGAAATTTGCCCGCCATTAA
- a CDS encoding mannose-1-phosphate guanylyltransferase/mannose-6-phosphate isomerase, with the protein MIIPVILSGGSGTRLWPLSRALYPKQFLSIIGEKTMLQDTVLRLSLLDDLGPVYTVCNESHRFLVAEQLREIEAEIGEIILEQTGRNTAPASAAAALLIARKHPGALMLVLPADHVILDPQAFSEAIFSGSAAAREGALVTFGVVPLSAETGYGYIRASLKGEAYNGAYPVLEFVEKPCQETAERFFASGDYFWNSGIFLFRAESYLQELEAYAPSILGACSKAIEQAVEDLDFLRLDAEAFQSSPSDSIDYAVMEKTGRALLVPLDAGWSDIGAWSALWDVHERDEAGNVKKGDVLLHDVRNSYIHATSRLVAAVGLEDHIIIETADAVLVAAKDRVQDVQLLVEQLNRKERDEAVMHRRVYRPWGSYETVDVSGRFKVKRITVNPGAALSLQKHQLRAEHWIVVKGRALVTVEDRTIELHEDQSTYIPVGSFHRLENPAQVPLELIEVQTGGYLGEDDIVRVEDRYGRR; encoded by the coding sequence ATGATTATTCCTGTGATTCTCAGCGGCGGTTCCGGCACAAGACTCTGGCCACTTTCCAGGGCGTTGTATCCCAAGCAGTTTCTCTCGATCATCGGAGAAAAGACCATGCTGCAGGATACCGTGTTACGCCTTTCCCTGCTTGATGACCTGGGACCTGTTTATACTGTCTGTAATGAAAGCCATCGATTTCTTGTCGCCGAGCAGCTCCGGGAGATAGAGGCTGAAATCGGCGAAATCATTCTTGAACAGACGGGGCGCAATACGGCTCCGGCATCTGCGGCAGCGGCTCTTCTTATTGCAAGGAAGCATCCCGGTGCCCTGATGCTTGTTTTGCCTGCTGATCACGTCATTCTGGATCCGCAGGCATTCAGTGAGGCGATCTTTTCCGGAAGTGCTGCCGCCCGGGAGGGTGCGCTGGTCACTTTCGGTGTTGTTCCGCTCTCTGCGGAAACCGGTTACGGCTATATCCGTGCATCGCTTAAGGGTGAAGCGTATAACGGGGCTTATCCTGTTCTTGAATTTGTCGAGAAACCCTGCCAGGAAACCGCAGAACGCTTTTTTGCTTCGGGCGACTACTTCTGGAACAGCGGCATTTTTCTCTTCAGGGCCGAAAGCTATCTGCAGGAGCTCGAAGCGTATGCCCCTTCGATACTCGGTGCATGCAGCAAGGCTATAGAGCAAGCTGTTGAAGATCTCGATTTTTTGAGGCTGGATGCGGAAGCATTTCAATCCTCCCCCTCTGATTCCATTGACTATGCCGTGATGGAAAAAACCGGACGGGCACTACTCGTTCCCCTTGATGCAGGATGGAGTGATATCGGTGCATGGTCAGCGCTCTGGGATGTGCATGAGCGGGACGAAGCGGGCAATGTGAAGAAGGGCGATGTGCTGCTGCATGATGTCCGCAACAGCTATATTCATGCAACCAGCCGTCTTGTTGCCGCAGTTGGTCTTGAGGACCACATAATTATAGAGACCGCTGATGCGGTGCTTGTAGCGGCGAAGGATCGGGTTCAGGATGTTCAGTTGCTGGTTGAACAGCTTAACCGCAAAGAGCGTGATGAAGCGGTTATGCACCGCAGGGTCTACCGTCCATGGGGTTCCTATGAAACGGTCGATGTATCGGGCCGCTTCAAGGTCAAACGCATTACGGTGAACCCCGGTGCGGCGCTTTCGCTTCAAAAGCATCAGCTTCGTGCCGAACACTGGATTGTCGTCAAAGGAAGAGCTCTGGTGACTGTAGAGGATCGAACAATCGAGCTCCATGAGGATCAGTCCACCTATATTCCTGTAGGCTCCTTCCATCGTCTTGAGAATCCTGCTCAGGTGCCTCTTGAGCTGATTGAGGTACAGACTGGCGGGTACCTTGGAGAGGACGATATTGTTCGTGTGGAGGATCGTTACGGTCGGCGGTAA
- the ileS gene encoding isoleucine--tRNA ligase, translating into MDDKFREYPSNVPYSTVEAEVLAYWNEKGIFQKSLEERPAERVYSFYEGPPTVNGKPGVHHVFSRTIKDVVCRYKTMQGYRVPRMAGWDTHGLPVEISVEKKLGLKNKSQVVEYGEGDFNAEARALVYHHIDDNREGWGKLTEQMGYWVDMDHPYITCTNNYIESVWWALKTIFDKGLIYKDYKIVPQDPKSETVLSSHELALGYREVKDPSVYVRFRLKGSEESFLVWTTTPWTLISNVALCVGSDIDYVKVRNRESGEVLILAHSCLQVLLEKNEEGESLWQVIAELKGRDLEGLDYEPLFSYIQPEKKCWYVTAGSFVSTGDGTGIVHIAPAFGADDYEIAKKYDLPMLQPVARNGCFTAEVSDYDGMFFKDTDPLIIRQLKEEGKLYRKETITHTYPYSWRYDVPVIYYARESWYIRTTAIAERMVELNKTINWCPPEIGAGRFGNWLEENKDWALSRERFWGSPLPLWVAEDFAIGDGADSGRLFAVGSIAELREGFIDIDTERYLLGDALDRGLVELDLHKPFVDRIYFIRDGKRFNRTPELVDVWFDSGSMPFAQLHYPFENREQFDRTFPADFIAEGVDQTRGWFYTLHAIATLIFDKPAYRNLIVNGHILDKNGQKMSKSKGNVVDPFETMGRYGADALRWYLMVTSPPWRPKSFNAEEIEEEQRKFFRAFINSYNFFVLYANVDGFRFLEPSIPLQERSELDRWVLSSLNTLVDGVHMRMEQYDLTGAVRLINDFIVDDLSNWYIRRSRKRFWKSDMGPDKIAAYQSLYTALMTLAKLLAPFTPFIADRIYLNLNAISGLEPFESVHLAAFPLLDSSAIDRPLEQRMKKAQIITSLVRTMREKASLKVRQPLKRILLAVDNGADREEYSLVADIILEEVNVQKIEYIEEDGSVISKKVKPNFKTLGPRYGKEMKSLAESIRIMSHKQIALLEKEGRLSFELDGKLFELLREDVEIMHEDIEGWLVASDEAHGIMVALDTEMTEELEMLGLSRELVSRIQSLRKESGLDITDRISLAIEGSEKLLDAVQRNDAYIKAETLATVLVATLGDPLSAAIGKNDPVNGEFCRLSLEKYVS; encoded by the coding sequence ATGGACGATAAATTCAGGGAGTATCCCTCAAATGTGCCCTATAGTACAGTAGAGGCGGAAGTTCTTGCATACTGGAATGAAAAGGGAATTTTTCAGAAGAGTCTTGAGGAGAGACCGGCGGAGAGGGTCTACTCGTTTTACGAAGGACCACCGACGGTCAATGGCAAGCCGGGTGTACATCATGTGTTCAGCCGAACCATCAAGGATGTGGTGTGCCGGTACAAGACCATGCAGGGTTACCGGGTGCCGAGAATGGCAGGATGGGATACTCATGGATTGCCGGTGGAGATTTCAGTAGAGAAAAAGCTGGGTCTGAAGAACAAGTCCCAGGTTGTGGAGTATGGTGAAGGGGATTTCAATGCTGAAGCAAGGGCGCTTGTCTACCATCACATCGACGATAATCGCGAGGGATGGGGAAAGCTGACCGAGCAGATGGGCTACTGGGTCGATATGGACCACCCCTATATTACCTGTACCAATAACTATATCGAGTCGGTCTGGTGGGCTTTGAAGACCATTTTCGACAAGGGGCTTATCTACAAGGATTACAAAATTGTCCCGCAGGACCCGAAATCCGAGACGGTGCTCAGCTCTCACGAGCTTGCCCTCGGTTACCGGGAGGTGAAAGACCCGAGTGTCTATGTACGATTTCGTCTGAAGGGTTCGGAAGAGTCTTTTCTGGTCTGGACAACGACACCCTGGACATTGATTTCAAATGTGGCGCTCTGTGTAGGCAGCGATATTGATTATGTGAAAGTTCGGAACAGAGAGAGCGGTGAGGTATTGATTCTTGCCCACTCCTGTCTTCAGGTGCTTCTTGAGAAAAACGAAGAGGGGGAGTCACTCTGGCAGGTTATTGCTGAACTGAAAGGACGCGATCTTGAAGGGCTTGATTATGAGCCGCTTTTCAGCTATATCCAGCCCGAGAAAAAGTGCTGGTATGTCACCGCCGGATCATTTGTCTCCACCGGGGACGGTACCGGAATTGTTCACATCGCTCCGGCTTTCGGTGCCGATGACTATGAGATTGCCAAAAAATATGATCTCCCGATGCTCCAGCCGGTGGCCCGTAACGGCTGTTTCACGGCCGAAGTCAGCGACTATGACGGTATGTTTTTCAAGGATACCGATCCGCTCATTATCCGTCAGCTCAAGGAAGAAGGAAAACTCTACCGCAAGGAGACCATCACCCACACCTACCCCTACTCCTGGCGTTACGATGTGCCGGTGATCTACTATGCAAGGGAGTCCTGGTATATCCGGACTACAGCTATTGCCGAGCGGATGGTGGAGCTGAACAAAACCATCAACTGGTGCCCTCCCGAGATCGGAGCCGGACGTTTCGGAAACTGGCTTGAGGAGAACAAGGACTGGGCGCTGTCACGCGAACGCTTCTGGGGTTCACCCCTGCCTCTCTGGGTTGCGGAGGATTTCGCTATCGGGGATGGTGCCGATTCGGGCAGACTTTTTGCCGTCGGATCCATTGCTGAGCTGCGGGAAGGCTTCATCGATATAGATACCGAACGCTATCTCCTCGGGGATGCTCTCGACAGGGGTCTCGTTGAGCTCGATCTGCACAAGCCCTTTGTTGACAGGATCTATTTTATCAGGGACGGCAAGCGCTTCAACCGCACACCCGAACTGGTTGACGTCTGGTTTGACAGCGGCTCCATGCCCTTCGCCCAGCTCCACTACCCGTTCGAGAACCGTGAACAGTTTGATCGCACCTTTCCGGCAGATTTTATTGCCGAGGGGGTTGACCAGACCAGAGGATGGTTCTACACCCTTCATGCCATTGCTACCCTCATTTTCGACAAGCCTGCGTACAGAAATCTGATTGTAAACGGTCATATTCTCGACAAAAACGGTCAGAAGATGTCGAAATCAAAAGGCAACGTGGTGGATCCCTTTGAAACCATGGGCCGTTACGGAGCCGATGCGCTCCGCTGGTACCTGATGGTAACCAGCCCCCCCTGGAGGCCGAAGTCGTTCAATGCGGAGGAGATTGAAGAGGAGCAGCGCAAGTTTTTCAGGGCGTTCATCAACAGCTATAATTTCTTTGTGCTCTACGCCAATGTTGACGGATTCCGCTTCTTGGAACCTTCCATTCCCCTCCAGGAGCGTTCCGAGCTTGACCGCTGGGTGCTCTCCTCACTGAACACCCTGGTTGACGGTGTCCATATGCGTATGGAGCAGTATGATCTGACCGGTGCAGTCCGCCTTATCAATGATTTTATTGTTGATGATCTCTCCAACTGGTATATCCGCCGTTCCCGCAAACGGTTCTGGAAAAGTGACATGGGGCCCGACAAGATTGCTGCCTATCAGTCACTCTATACGGCACTTATGACGCTGGCCAAACTGCTTGCGCCGTTTACCCCCTTTATTGCCGACCGGATTTACCTGAATCTGAACGCCATCAGCGGGCTTGAACCCTTTGAATCCGTTCACCTGGCAGCGTTCCCCCTGCTCGACTCTTCGGCTATTGACCGGCCGCTGGAACAGCGCATGAAAAAGGCCCAGATTATTACATCCCTGGTGCGTACCATGCGCGAGAAGGCTTCGCTCAAGGTTCGCCAGCCGCTGAAACGTATTCTCCTCGCCGTTGACAATGGTGCTGACCGGGAGGAGTACTCCCTTGTGGCAGATATCATTCTTGAAGAGGTCAACGTTCAGAAGATTGAGTATATCGAAGAGGACGGCTCGGTCATCAGCAAGAAGGTGAAACCGAATTTCAAAACCCTCGGCCCGCGATACGGCAAGGAGATGAAGTCGCTTGCCGAGTCGATAAGGATCATGAGCCACAAGCAGATTGCCCTGCTTGAAAAAGAGGGACGGCTCTCCTTTGAGCTTGACGGCAAGCTCTTTGAACTCTTGCGTGAGGATGTTGAGATCATGCATGAGGATATCGAAGGGTGGCTGGTGGCATCCGATGAAGCTCACGGCATTATGGTTGCCCTTGATACCGAGATGACCGAGGAGCTTGAAATGCTGGGGCTTTCGCGTGAACTGGTCAGCCGAATCCAGTCGCTCCGCAAGGAGAGCGGCCTTGATATTACCGACAGGATTTCGCTTGCTATCGAAGGGTCGGAAAAACTTCTGGATGCGGTGCAGAGAAATGATGCGTATATTAAAGCTGAAACGCTCGCCACAGTTCTTGTGGCTACTCTCGGTGATCCGTTGTCTGCCGCAATAGGGAAGAATGACCCGGTAAACGGTGAATTCTGCCGGTTATCACTTGAAAAATATGTTAGTTAA
- a CDS encoding TraR/DksA family transcriptional regulator has product MAKKSSSASKKENEVIEEPVLTKTYLTDEELEHFRQLLLKRREEVLRDLDILRSSLSDENVEDSINSNYSMHMADHGTETMDREQRFMFIARDEKYIGYIDQALDRIRNKTYGICIKSGKPIPKKRLEAVPHTSVRIEFKQGKK; this is encoded by the coding sequence ATGGCGAAAAAAAGCAGCAGTGCTTCCAAAAAGGAAAATGAGGTTATCGAGGAACCGGTTCTTACTAAAACCTACCTGACCGATGAAGAGCTGGAGCATTTCCGTCAGCTTTTGCTCAAGCGGCGCGAAGAGGTGCTTCGTGATCTGGATATTCTGCGCTCATCACTTTCCGATGAAAACGTGGAAGATTCAATAAATTCGAACTACTCCATGCATATGGCTGATCACGGCACCGAGACCATGGATCGTGAGCAGCGCTTCATGTTTATTGCCCGTGACGAGAAATATATCGGTTACATTGATCAGGCTCTTGACCGCATTAGAAACAAAACCTACGGAATCTGTATCAAGTCCGGCAAACCCATCCCGAAAAAAAGGCTTGAGGCTGTGCCGCACACCTCGGTGAGAATCGAGTTCAAGCAGGGAAAAAAGTAG
- the purF gene encoding amidophosphoribosyltransferase, producing the protein MCGVFGVFNSKTPAEDTFYGLYSLQHRGQEAAGIVVADYNKIKKKTLFKQHKGMGLVSEVFRDETIFDKLGGYAAIGHNRYSTTGSSASINNIQPFSLTYRSGSLAVAHNGNLTNARTLRRQLTEDGVIFQASSDTEIIPHLAARSREKEPIQQIYNALSQVEGAYSMVILANNQMIAARDPYGFRPLALGKKVDPLTGELAYIVASETCAFDIIQAEYIRDIEPGEILLIDHLAVTNEKPTSLFLPSSDRKARCIFEYVYFARPDSFIFKHSVDKVRRNLGKNLARESEIEQQPGEKELTVVSVPDSSNTAALGFVRESNKMEKAARFEHGLIRNHYVGRTFIQPGIHSRDIKVRSKYNIVRGVLMERPIILIDDSIVRGTTAKMLIKLIREADPKAIHLHISSPPITNPCFYGMDFPTKRQLLTHMFDTLENEEEEIEKIREYIGVDSLKYLSMQGLMNSVPSFENETCSYCTACFSGDYPIEVNEATTDKEEND; encoded by the coding sequence ATGTGTGGAGTTTTCGGCGTTTTTAATTCAAAAACTCCCGCGGAAGACACTTTCTATGGACTGTACTCACTTCAGCACAGAGGACAGGAAGCCGCAGGTATCGTGGTTGCAGACTACAACAAGATCAAAAAGAAAACCCTCTTCAAGCAGCACAAGGGCATGGGTCTTGTTTCCGAAGTTTTCAGGGATGAAACCATCTTCGACAAACTGGGCGGCTATGCCGCTATCGGCCACAACCGATACTCAACCACCGGTTCATCAGCTTCAATCAACAATATTCAGCCGTTTTCACTGACCTACCGCTCGGGAAGCCTTGCTGTAGCTCATAACGGTAATCTGACAAACGCCCGAACCCTTCGGCGTCAACTGACTGAGGACGGCGTGATTTTCCAGGCATCCTCTGATACCGAAATCATTCCCCACCTTGCTGCACGCAGCCGGGAAAAAGAGCCCATACAGCAAATCTATAATGCCTTAAGCCAGGTTGAGGGTGCCTATTCAATGGTCATTCTGGCCAATAACCAGATGATTGCAGCAAGAGATCCCTACGGATTCCGACCCCTTGCTCTCGGCAAAAAGGTGGATCCTCTGACCGGAGAGCTTGCTTATATCGTTGCCAGCGAAACCTGCGCATTCGATATCATCCAGGCCGAGTACATCCGCGATATTGAACCGGGAGAGATACTGCTGATCGACCACCTTGCGGTAACAAACGAGAAGCCTACCTCACTCTTTCTTCCCTCCTCTGATCGTAAAGCGCGCTGCATATTCGAATATGTCTATTTTGCCCGCCCTGACAGCTTTATTTTCAAGCACTCCGTTGACAAGGTCCGCAGGAACCTCGGTAAAAATCTCGCACGGGAGTCGGAAATCGAGCAGCAGCCGGGAGAGAAGGAGCTGACCGTCGTAAGCGTCCCCGACTCATCCAATACCGCAGCACTCGGCTTTGTAAGGGAGAGCAATAAAATGGAAAAGGCTGCACGCTTTGAGCACGGCCTTATCCGTAATCACTATGTAGGAAGAACCTTTATCCAGCCGGGAATTCACAGCCGCGACATCAAGGTCCGTTCCAAATACAACATTGTGCGCGGTGTACTCATGGAGAGACCGATCATCCTCATTGACGACTCGATTGTCCGTGGCACTACCGCCAAAATGCTGATCAAGTTGATCCGTGAAGCCGATCCCAAGGCCATCCATCTCCACATCAGCTCTCCGCCTATAACCAACCCCTGCTTTTACGGGATGGATTTCCCGACCAAACGCCAGCTGTTGACCCATATGTTCGACACGCTGGAGAATGAGGAGGAGGAGATCGAAAAGATCAGGGAGTATATCGGTGTTGATTCATTGAAATACCTCTCCATGCAGGGACTCATGAACAGCGTCCCCTCATTTGAAAATGAAACATGCAGCTACTGCACGGCCTGTTTCAGCGGAGATTATCCCATCGAGGTCAACGAGGCCACCACCGACAAAGAGGAGAACGACTGA